The genomic window GCATCTACATTCCCGCCGGCAGACAATTTATTGGAGCTTCTTCTAATAATTGATGCTGCAAAAAGAGCTTCTGCCAAAAGCATCACGGTGGTACTTCCTTATTTCGGACTTGCAAGACAGGACAGAAAAGACAAGCCAAGAGCGCCAATCGGTGCCAAATTGGTTGCCAACCTTTTAACGGCAGCAGGCGCTACAAGAATCATGACGATGGATCTTCACGCAGACCAGATCCAAGGATTCTTTGAAATTCCGGTAGATCACTTATATGCATCTACTATTTTCGTAGACTATATCAGAGACCTGAACCTGGAAAATCTTACCATTGCTTCTCCGGACATGGGTGGGGCGAAAAGAGCGAAAAACTATGCCGGCCACCTGGGTGCGGATGTAGTAATTGCTTACAAGGAAAGAAAGAAAGCAAACGTTGTAGAAGAAATGTTCCTGATCGGGGACGTTGTCGGAAAGAACGTAATTCTGATCGATGACATGATCGATACGGCAGGAACCCTTTGCAAGGCAGCAGATATCCTGATGGAAAAAGGCGCAAAATCCGTACGGGCAATGGCCACACACGGGGTACTTTCCGGAAAGGCTTATGATAATATTGAAAACTCAAAATTGCTGGAAGTTATTGTAACTGACTCAATTCCTGTGAAAAATAATTTGTCATCTAAAATAAAAGTGCTATCTTGCGCCCCATTATTTGCGGACGTAATGAAGATGGTTCACGAGCACCAGTCAATTAGCAGCAAGTTTGTTATTTAATTGATTGCGAGAGGTTTGCAAATTTAATTTTGAAACAATTTTTTAAATTTTTAT from Chryseobacterium sp. SORGH_AS_0447 includes these protein-coding regions:
- a CDS encoding ribose-phosphate pyrophosphokinase yields the protein MADQLSYLFCTRTSRDLAEKIAQHYGKELGKINFQTFSDGEFEPVLDESVRGGRVFLIASTFPPADNLLELLLIIDAAKRASAKSITVVLPYFGLARQDRKDKPRAPIGAKLVANLLTAAGATRIMTMDLHADQIQGFFEIPVDHLYASTIFVDYIRDLNLENLTIASPDMGGAKRAKNYAGHLGADVVIAYKERKKANVVEEMFLIGDVVGKNVILIDDMIDTAGTLCKAADILMEKGAKSVRAMATHGVLSGKAYDNIENSKLLEVIVTDSIPVKNNLSSKIKVLSCAPLFADVMKMVHEHQSISSKFVI